From the Mycoplasmatota bacterium genome, one window contains:
- a CDS encoding family 10 glycosylhydrolase, protein MNEDFKLSLRIDGINTVRGTNQIIIYTYDKRNANNKTGTNEYGYEVAIDLNNRVCEKGTHVSFCENGIIISAHGENGDIFSDKIEIGDRLFYSTDTNSIVFTREIKDIALRLKNKIKFLKEKLHRFETGLYDLDFDSLKTKLSIIENSYQKVEALIIENQDISKVKINDLENKLHELEIQLFPSIVIESRGCWHRPNVLGTEHTLEGIEAILSEMKEVGINSVYVETFWWGRSISNSKIAFYHPRVMNGNYGDYEDYLSAFIDIAHKMDMEVHAWTETFFIGGEVKEQVPPWIEGREHWMNTTYKGGHIQTGKGTEEGFIFLDPTNPEVKDFLISYYKELSKYNLDGIQLDYIRYPHEDNLETSSGYTEYAMNKFMEEIGLEKADNLKELLLDNDKLFTDWKNFRKKHVSNFVELAVKEIKKVNPNILISIAVGSDPEIAKNILLQDWPSWVNNGLIDIIAPMAYSRDIDYIKGIVRKMNGISKGITYNYTGIGTYMEFPEIENVRQMMASRTEMGLGSVMFASQYLIHQDKLKKVLKNGIFQKEAITPNTDIEKLLSVSFQDILDKIDRIYLVKKEVTLEFRKMIESEFNRIKETGNNLKICINQISKLVDIIPRYANNEAKERLIEDLIYLKYILNIKLNKKEMKK, encoded by the coding sequence ATGAATGAAGATTTCAAACTATCATTAAGAATTGATGGTATAAATACAGTTAGAGGAACGAATCAAATTATTATATATACCTATGATAAGAGAAATGCAAATAACAAAACAGGGACCAACGAATACGGTTATGAAGTAGCTATTGACTTAAACAATCGTGTTTGTGAAAAAGGGACCCATGTTAGTTTTTGCGAGAACGGTATAATTATCTCAGCACATGGAGAAAATGGCGACATTTTTTCAGATAAAATCGAAATAGGTGATAGGTTATTCTACTCAACTGACACCAATAGTATTGTATTTACAAGAGAAATAAAAGATATTGCATTAAGATTAAAAAACAAGATAAAGTTTTTAAAAGAAAAGTTACACAGATTTGAGACTGGTTTATATGATCTAGATTTTGATAGTCTCAAAACAAAACTTTCAATTATTGAGAATTCTTATCAAAAGGTTGAAGCATTGATTATTGAAAATCAAGACATCTCCAAAGTAAAAATTAATGATCTTGAAAATAAACTACATGAACTAGAAATTCAGTTATTTCCATCAATCGTAATTGAGTCTCGAGGATGTTGGCATCGCCCAAATGTCCTTGGGACTGAACATACGCTTGAAGGAATTGAAGCTATATTATCAGAAATGAAAGAAGTTGGAATAAACTCAGTCTATGTAGAAACATTCTGGTGGGGAAGATCAATTAGTAATTCGAAGATTGCCTTCTACCATCCAAGAGTAATGAATGGAAACTACGGTGATTATGAGGATTATTTAAGTGCTTTTATAGATATTGCTCATAAGATGGATATGGAAGTTCATGCATGGACTGAAACATTTTTTATCGGTGGAGAAGTTAAAGAACAAGTACCACCATGGATTGAAGGTAGGGAACACTGGATGAATACAACTTATAAAGGAGGACATATTCAAACAGGTAAAGGAACTGAGGAAGGTTTTATCTTTTTAGATCCTACTAATCCAGAAGTTAAGGACTTTTTAATTAGTTATTATAAAGAATTATCAAAATATAATTTAGATGGTATTCAGCTAGATTATATTAGATATCCACATGAGGATAATCTAGAAACAAGTAGTGGCTATACAGAATATGCCATGAACAAATTTATGGAAGAAATTGGTCTTGAAAAGGCAGATAATTTAAAAGAATTATTATTAGATAATGACAAATTATTTACTGATTGGAAAAATTTTAGAAAAAAACATGTAAGTAATTTTGTTGAATTGGCAGTTAAAGAAATCAAAAAAGTTAATCCTAATATTCTAATTTCAATAGCAGTTGGTTCTGATCCTGAAATAGCAAAAAATATTCTTCTTCAAGATTGGCCAAGTTGGGTTAATAATGGATTGATTGATATCATTGCCCCAATGGCATACTCAAGAGATATTGATTACATTAAAGGTATTGTTAGAAAGATGAATGGAATTTCTAAAGGGATAACTTATAATTATACAGGTATAGGAACCTATATGGAATTTCCTGAGATTGAAAATGTTAGACAGATGATGGCAAGTAGAACCGAAATGGGACTAGGGTCTGTCATGTTTGCCTCACAATATTTAATCCATCAAGATAAATTGAAGAAAGTATTAAAAAATGGCATTTTCCAGAAAGAAGCGATTACGCCAAATACTGATATTGAGAAATTATTATCGGTTTCTTTTCAAGATATATTAGATAAAATAGATCGAATTTATTTAGTTAAAAAAGAAGTAACATTAGAATTTAGAAAGATGATTGAATCTGAATTTAATCGTATTAAAGAAACAGGAAATAACTTAAAAATTTGTATTAATCAAATTAGCAAGTTAGTTGATATCATTCCAAGATATGCAAATAACGAAGCAAAAGAGAGATTAATCGAAGATTTAATATATTTAAAATACATTTTAAACATCAAATTGAATAAGAAGGAGATGAAGAAATGA
- a CDS encoding family 10 glycosylhydrolase, translating to MRKSKYFVLLLSLFFCVIGFSLKSSAAENSVTLNYTAENQVRGANQVIIYTYENRTPNNKSGANEWGYEVSVDEDNIIVEMGVNVTFAPNGYIISAHGDDNLAFIKNNVSVGDKAIYDETNKTITFTFSILGSIANLEKEIKNLKNTKIELDYGAYDVDIKSLENDISSIEQKYDELLILCDEVKNMQDSVEKTEKEALIEQKYGEIIEIIGQANLKTIISLNVESRGVWHRPNVYEGEKTIEGITSTIDEIKSAGFNQIFLETLWWGHTIGTSEYMDYHPNVKDGDYGEYKDYLSAFIDIAHQKGIEVHAWTEPFFASHSKSDGTLNHYPKWLTKNPEWLNLTFNGDFVQTGKGTEENFIFIDPANEEVRNFLTNFYKELADNYDFDGIQFDYIRYPHEDNLEYSSGYTEVAMKAFKEEYNIDASSDLKILLTQEKSYGKDGLFTQWKEWRAAQVTKFVEETVGKIRETDKDIHFSIATGPDYEGAKTHLMQDWKTWVENGWIDIIAPMAYTFDVNWVETVVKRMNDISNGLTYNYTGIGAYMGGSPLLYTDEILASRKLKGLGSILFASQNILGQTEMKTVLSEGLYKHEAISPNTNIENLISTVFGNIIDKAERIYIPKELMTEEQKLALKTELDNIKKMPMNNADDYNKIIKEIKTLIFDVNNYVDSVGAQRVKEDLFSLTDLIDLKISRYLINNGYWDPKTESERPATDSFEYPVEKEEPGDKEEPDNKEVKEDNNYIPYIIAGGVLVCVAGASAVFVLRKKK from the coding sequence ATGAGAAAGAGTAAATATTTTGTACTACTATTATCATTATTTTTTTGTGTAATTGGTTTTTCTTTGAAAAGCTCTGCTGCAGAAAATTCAGTAACATTGAATTACACTGCTGAAAATCAAGTTAGAGGTGCTAATCAAGTTATCATTTATACATATGAGAACAGAACACCTAATAATAAATCTGGTGCTAATGAATGGGGCTATGAAGTTTCTGTAGATGAAGATAATATTATCGTTGAAATGGGTGTTAATGTTACATTTGCGCCTAATGGTTATATTATTTCTGCTCATGGTGATGACAACCTTGCGTTTATAAAGAATAATGTTTCAGTTGGTGATAAGGCAATCTATGATGAGACTAATAAAACCATCACATTTACTTTTTCAATTCTAGGAAGTATAGCTAATCTAGAAAAAGAAATTAAAAATTTAAAAAACACTAAAATTGAATTAGATTATGGTGCATATGACGTAGATATAAAATCATTAGAAAATGATATTTCAAGCATAGAACAAAAATATGATGAATTATTAATTCTATGTGATGAAGTAAAAAATATGCAGGATTCAGTAGAAAAGACAGAAAAAGAAGCATTAATAGAACAAAAATATGGTGAAATAATTGAAATAATAGGTCAAGCAAATTTAAAAACAATCATTTCACTTAACGTAGAATCTCGTGGTGTTTGGCATCGTCCCAATGTCTACGAGGGTGAAAAAACAATAGAGGGAATTACAAGTACAATTGATGAAATAAAAAGTGCTGGTTTCAATCAAATTTTTCTTGAAACTTTATGGTGGGGGCATACAATCGGTACCTCTGAATACATGGATTATCATCCAAATGTAAAAGATGGTGATTATGGTGAGTACAAAGATTATTTAAGTGCGTTTATAGATATTGCCCATCAAAAAGGGATTGAAGTTCATGCATGGACAGAACCATTCTTTGCAAGTCATTCGAAAAGTGATGGTACCCTTAATCATTATCCAAAATGGTTAACTAAGAATCCAGAATGGTTGAATTTAACTTTTAACGGAGATTTTGTTCAAACAGGAAAAGGAACTGAAGAAAATTTCATTTTTATTGACCCAGCAAATGAAGAAGTTAGAAATTTCTTAACTAATTTTTATAAAGAATTAGCCGATAATTATGATTTTGATGGGATTCAATTTGATTACATTAGATATCCGCATGAAGATAATTTAGAGTATAGTTCTGGGTACACTGAAGTTGCCATGAAGGCTTTTAAGGAAGAATATAATATTGACGCATCAAGTGATTTAAAAATATTATTAACTCAAGAAAAGAGTTATGGAAAAGATGGTTTATTTACTCAATGGAAAGAATGGAGAGCTGCACAAGTCACTAAATTTGTGGAAGAAACCGTTGGAAAAATAAGAGAAACTGATAAAGACATTCATTTTTCAATCGCAACAGGACCTGATTATGAAGGTGCTAAAACGCATCTAATGCAAGACTGGAAAACATGGGTTGAAAATGGTTGGATAGATATTATTGCACCAATGGCCTATACTTTTGATGTTAATTGGGTTGAAACTGTTGTTAAGAGAATGAATGACATATCAAATGGGTTAACTTATAACTATACAGGAATAGGTGCTTATATGGGAGGAAGTCCTTTATTGTATACTGATGAAATACTTGCTTCTAGAAAATTAAAGGGACTAGGTAGTATTCTTTTTGCATCACAAAATATTCTTGGACAGACTGAAATGAAAACTGTTCTTTCAGAAGGTTTATATAAACATGAAGCGATTTCACCTAATACTAACATAGAAAATTTAATTAGTACGGTGTTTGGAAATATTATAGATAAGGCTGAGAGAATATATATTCCAAAAGAACTAATGACCGAAGAACAAAAATTAGCTTTAAAAACAGAATTAGATAATATTAAAAAAATGCCAATGAATAATGCAGATGATTATAATAAAATCATTAAAGAAATTAAAACACTTATCTTTGATGTAAATAATTATGTGGATTCTGTTGGTGCTCAAAGAGTAAAAGAAGATTTATTTTCTTTAACGGATTTAATTGATTTAAAAATCTCTAGATATCTTATTAATAATGGTTATTGGGATCCTAAGACAGAAAGTGAAAGACCTGCAACTGATTCATTTGAGTATCCAGTAGAGAAAGAGGAACCAGGAGACAAAGAGGAACCAGACAATAAAGAAGTAAAAGAAGATAATAATTATATTCCTTATATAATAGCTGGAGGAGTTTTAGTTTGTGTTGCAGGTGCATCAGCTGTATTTGTTTTAAGAAAAAAGAAATAA
- a CDS encoding GNAT family N-acetyltransferase has translation MDLEIRSLSDYNNYQAMIDIWNHTMDEMHQVSYNLFMQNSILDDNIVRKSSYVAIHKGTLVGYIILKTNKDSLLINNSQMEAFINVILVDKSFQKQGIGSKLLAMVESYSRVIGISTLTLGCSTKTYGPGVFGSDSEKIIRWFKTRGYRHTYEAFDLHMKGINGNLIKLENHQDVYFRKGILEDKEKLITFLKSEFHDGWAHEAIVYFKQGGDGSEYVLLFNSKDEIIGFCKLNDLNSITLGHSVSWHVYYHKIGGIGPLGVGQAYRKKNLGFYITGAAINELITQGCENIIVNWTGIVDFYKKFGFQISDRYYGFQKKLF, from the coding sequence ATGGACTTAGAGATAAGAAGTTTATCTGATTATAATAACTATCAGGCAATGATTGATATTTGGAATCATACGATGGATGAGATGCATCAAGTATCCTATAACTTATTTATGCAAAACAGTATATTAGATGATAATATAGTAAGAAAAAGTAGTTATGTTGCAATTCATAAAGGAACTTTAGTTGGTTATATTATCTTAAAAACCAATAAAGATAGTTTATTAATAAATAATTCCCAAATGGAAGCTTTTATCAACGTTATTTTAGTTGATAAGAGCTTTCAAAAACAGGGTATTGGTTCAAAATTATTAGCCATGGTAGAGTCATATTCTCGTGTCATTGGGATTTCAACATTAACCCTTGGATGTTCAACCAAAACCTATGGACCTGGCGTTTTTGGTAGTGATAGCGAAAAGATAATTAGATGGTTTAAAACAAGAGGTTATAGACACACCTATGAAGCTTTTGATTTACACATGAAAGGTATTAATGGTAACCTTATCAAGTTAGAAAATCATCAAGATGTCTATTTTCGTAAAGGGATTTTAGAAGATAAAGAGAAGTTAATCACATTTTTAAAGAGCGAATTTCATGATGGATGGGCTCACGAAGCGATTGTTTATTTTAAACAAGGCGGAGATGGAAGTGAGTATGTCTTACTCTTTAACTCAAAAGATGAAATAATTGGTTTTTGTAAACTAAATGATTTGAATTCCATTACGTTAGGACATAGTGTAAGTTGGCATGTTTATTATCACAAAATTGGAGGAATTGGTCCATTAGGTGTAGGACAAGCATATCGCAAAAAGAACTTAGGCTTCTATATTACTGGTGCTGCGATAAATGAATTAATAACACAAGGTTGTGAAAATATTATTGTCAATTGGACAGGAATCGTTGATTTCTATAAAAAGTTCGGTTTTCAGATATCAGATAGATATTATGGATTTCAAAAAAAATTATTTTAA
- a CDS encoding DUF4127 family protein, translating into MKIIFIPLDERPCNYKYPKMIAETRDDVELLIPPYDIMGKKKTAANVEKVWDFIFENIHDCDAVVLSIETLLYGGLIPSRLHYLTKEKANDLLDNIKKIKEINKDISVYASNMIMRTPRYSSDDEEPDYYGICGLEIFQRAYYTDKKARVGISEEEQIILDKAIKNVKQEYIDDYETRREFNSMINGRILELVKEGSIDFLSITQDDSARFGYTARDQQKVVKKLKEYKLWEKVMMYPGADEVGCTLISRALNHLLNREPEVYCFFSSTNGPMIIPNYEDRPMNETLKSHILAAGCKITENLDNADFILAINSPGQKQEEAPWQENKDVTYSSFRNLLDFSVRIKNYIKEGRPVVISDSAFSNGGDIELLQILDEMNVCDKLISYKGWNTNANTLGTTIAAGVYGFEKLKEDKIKENVLFHVLEDCMYQSIVRQYFVDHVLPKYDCSYGDLGDKTEIITKLIAEEMKEKFNALILKSFTGYNDVVLEVDSPCNRMFEIDLNIDVK; encoded by the coding sequence TTGAAAATTATTTTTATACCATTAGATGAAAGACCTTGTAATTATAAATACCCAAAAATGATTGCTGAAACGAGAGATGATGTGGAATTATTAATTCCTCCTTATGATATTATGGGGAAAAAGAAAACAGCAGCAAATGTAGAAAAAGTGTGGGATTTTATATTTGAAAATATCCATGATTGTGATGCTGTGGTATTGTCAATTGAAACTCTTTTGTATGGAGGACTGATTCCCTCTCGACTTCACTATCTTACAAAAGAAAAAGCGAATGATTTGTTAGATAATATTAAAAAGATTAAAGAAATAAATAAAGACATTTCTGTTTATGCTTCAAATATGATTATGCGTACCCCTAGATATTCAAGTGATGATGAAGAACCAGACTATTATGGTATTTGTGGTTTAGAAATCTTCCAACGTGCTTATTATACTGATAAAAAAGCAAGAGTTGGTATATCTGAAGAGGAGCAAATCATATTAGATAAAGCAATTAAGAATGTAAAACAAGAATATATTGATGATTACGAAACAAGAAGAGAATTTAATTCGATGATTAATGGTAGAATTCTTGAATTAGTGAAAGAGGGATCTATTGATTTTCTTTCAATAACTCAAGATGATTCCGCAAGATTTGGTTATACAGCTAGAGATCAACAAAAGGTTGTAAAGAAACTTAAAGAATACAAATTATGGGAAAAAGTAATGATGTATCCTGGAGCTGATGAAGTTGGATGTACATTGATTTCAAGGGCATTAAATCATTTACTAAATAGAGAACCAGAAGTCTATTGTTTCTTTAGTTCAACGAATGGACCGATGATTATTCCAAATTATGAAGATAGACCGATGAATGAAACATTAAAATCTCATATTTTGGCTGCTGGATGTAAAATCACAGAGAATTTAGATAATGCGGATTTCATTTTAGCGATTAATTCACCAGGTCAGAAACAAGAAGAAGCGCCTTGGCAAGAAAATAAAGATGTGACGTATTCTTCATTTAGAAACTTACTAGATTTTTCTGTACGAATTAAAAATTATATTAAAGAAGGAAGACCTGTGGTTATTTCTGATAGCGCTTTTTCAAATGGTGGCGATATCGAACTTCTACAGATTCTTGATGAGATGAATGTTTGTGATAAATTAATATCATATAAAGGTTGGAATACTAACGCAAATACATTAGGTACTACAATAGCAGCTGGTGTCTATGGTTTTGAAAAGTTAAAAGAAGATAAAATTAAAGAAAATGTTTTATTCCATGTATTAGAAGATTGTATGTATCAGTCAATTGTTCGTCAATATTTTGTGGATCATGTCTTGCCTAAATATGATTGTAGCTATGGTGATTTAGGAGATAAAACAGAGATTATAACGAAACTTATAGCCGAAGAAATGAAAGAAAAGTTTAATGCACTTATTTTAAAATCATTTACTGGTTATAATGATGTTGTTTTAGAGGTTGATTCACCATGCAATAGAATGTTTGAAATAGATTTAAACATAGATGTTAAATAG
- a CDS encoding family 20 glycosylhydrolase produces MENTLKNAINELSRYYEEFKDLNLEIKHSNETKIENGILYFNQVNKALLCLVNYINGRSVEISDHFETFGTMIDLSRNAVYTLQYMKSTIRKKALMGVNSIMLYTEDTYEVKDEPYFGYMRGRYTKEEIKEIVRYAKIFDIEVIPCIQTLGHMEQYLKWVSSHNIKDNDRVLMVDLPETYTFIEKLISSVSEMYETSKIHIGMDEAQGLGLGKYLKKNGYKEQFEIFSRHLNQVVEICQKHGFEDIMIWSDMYFRMASIRDEYYDFNVTFTDEVKNSIPENVQLVYWDYYQTGKEQYDNMINKHKDFRKEIIMASGIWTWTKLVYDKKLTENRALKSIQSCIDNNINSIYFTMWGDDGAYCDMDSSLLGVFDMANYSFVQDKMDKVVFNYITKYDYDLFNTLSDLNESPICPVALLWDDPLLGIYLNNEMIKDDNILNTTKDFLTEYSEKLKKTQNHCFSSKHTYLLSEVLKYKLLVRKELLDCYFNKKSMTNVIELCEEAVHWTKELTESFRTMWMSRYKPFGFEVIQSRLATIMIRLEETKRRVYEYENKETSNIIELEEKAKHSQYIYERHELIAYSSYSKLVG; encoded by the coding sequence ATGGAGAATACACTTAAAAATGCAATTAATGAATTAAGCAGATATTATGAGGAATTTAAAGACTTAAACTTAGAAATTAAACATTCTAATGAAACAAAAATAGAAAATGGTATTTTATATTTTAATCAAGTCAATAAAGCGTTACTCTGTTTGGTTAATTATATTAATGGACGAAGTGTTGAGATTAGTGATCACTTTGAGACATTTGGAACGATGATTGATTTATCTAGAAACGCTGTCTATACGCTTCAGTATATGAAGTCAACGATCCGAAAGAAAGCGTTAATGGGTGTTAACAGCATCATGCTTTATACTGAAGACACTTATGAAGTAAAAGATGAACCCTATTTTGGTTATATGCGTGGAAGATATACTAAGGAAGAAATAAAAGAAATTGTTAGATATGCGAAAATATTTGATATTGAAGTGATTCCATGTATACAAACATTAGGACATATGGAACAGTACCTAAAATGGGTTAGTAGTCACAATATAAAAGATAATGATCGTGTTTTAATGGTTGATTTACCAGAAACATATACATTTATTGAAAAACTCATCTCTTCTGTTTCCGAAATGTATGAAACAAGCAAGATACATATTGGAATGGATGAAGCCCAAGGATTAGGACTTGGAAAATATTTGAAAAAGAATGGTTATAAAGAACAATTTGAAATTTTTTCAAGACACTTAAATCAAGTGGTAGAAATTTGTCAGAAACATGGATTTGAAGATATCATGATTTGGTCTGATATGTACTTTAGAATGGCAAGTATTAGAGATGAATATTATGATTTCAATGTTACGTTTACTGATGAAGTTAAAAATAGCATCCCAGAAAATGTACAGTTAGTCTATTGGGACTATTATCAAACAGGGAAAGAACAGTATGATAATATGATCAATAAGCATAAAGATTTTCGTAAAGAGATTATTATGGCATCTGGGATTTGGACATGGACTAAATTGGTATATGACAAGAAGTTAACAGAAAACAGAGCATTAAAGTCAATCCAATCATGTATTGATAATAATATTAACTCAATATATTTTACAATGTGGGGCGATGATGGTGCCTATTGTGATATGGATTCATCACTACTAGGTGTTTTTGATATGGCAAATTATAGTTTTGTTCAAGATAAGATGGACAAGGTAGTATTTAATTATATTACTAAATATGATTATGATTTATTTAATACCCTATCAGATCTAAATGAGTCACCAATATGTCCTGTGGCTTTACTTTGGGATGATCCATTATTAGGAATTTATTTAAATAATGAAATGATTAAAGATGATAATATTCTTAATACTACAAAGGATTTTTTAACTGAGTATAGTGAGAAATTGAAGAAAACACAAAACCATTGTTTTTCATCAAAACACACATATTTGTTATCAGAAGTACTAAAATATAAACTATTGGTTAGAAAAGAGTTATTAGATTGTTATTTCAATAAAAAATCTATGACGAATGTTATTGAACTATGTGAAGAAGCAGTTCATTGGACCAAAGAGTTAACAGAATCATTTAGAACGATGTGGATGAGCCGTTATAAACCATTTGGTTTTGAAGTAATTCAATCTCGATTAGCAACTATTATGATTAGATTAGAAGAAACAAAAAGAAGAGTATACGAATATGAGAATAAAGAAACTTCAAATATTATTGAATTAGAGGAAAAAGCTAAGCATAGTCAATATATTTATGAACGTCATGAGCTTATAGCGTATTCAAGTTACTCTAAGCTAGTTGGTTAG
- a CDS encoding DUF4127 family protein translates to MKKKIILIPLDERPCNQEFQKLLTIDTDYEVLTPPLEYLGLQKKPGDIDKIWNWLHKEVKNAFGLILSIDTLLYGGLVPSRLHNQGVEELLKRIDDLKAIKTDNKDLKIYAFDTIMRTPSYSSDDEEPDYYNVWGKDIHDFGALTHKVEVNVASESDKQLLSEIKSRLPMEFYQDYTDRRKKNVEVTKRIIDFVKDETIDFMVIPQDDATPFGLTAKDQIVIRQYIHDQKTQLKAYMYPDADGVANTLLARLINVDKGIRPSFYVKYASEAGKLVIPCLEDRHIIETIKYQILAVNGVLTSCVENADVVLMINVAPKMFDVRFSYLKGIEHDVFRNLIEYIEYADYAVNTLKKPVIIGDVAYANGSDLELVDLIYQKGLTYKLAGYAAWNSSSNSLATAIAQGIIYNIYGKTKSHLEFLAMRFIEDAGYQSIVRQIVVDQLPSMGMDFFNIDGPRGKVATMVKEGLQKYINEELPKEYPVKIVECYQPWSRMYEVGLKVKIKD, encoded by the coding sequence ATGAAAAAGAAAATAATTTTAATACCATTAGATGAAAGACCTTGTAATCAAGAGTTTCAAAAACTTTTAACAATTGATACCGATTATGAAGTATTAACGCCACCTTTAGAATATTTAGGACTTCAAAAAAAACCAGGTGATATTGATAAAATATGGAATTGGTTACATAAAGAAGTAAAAAATGCCTTTGGTTTAATTCTATCTATTGACACGTTATTGTATGGTGGACTTGTTCCATCACGTCTTCATAATCAAGGTGTAGAAGAGTTATTAAAAAGAATCGATGATTTAAAGGCTATTAAAACAGATAATAAAGATTTAAAGATTTATGCTTTTGATACTATTATGCGTACACCAAGCTATTCATCAGATGACGAAGAACCTGATTATTATAATGTTTGGGGTAAAGATATTCATGATTTTGGTGCCCTTACTCATAAGGTTGAAGTTAATGTTGCATCAGAATCTGATAAGCAATTACTTAGTGAAATAAAATCTAGATTACCGATGGAGTTTTATCAAGATTATACTGACAGACGTAAAAAAAATGTTGAAGTCACAAAAAGAATCATTGATTTTGTTAAAGATGAAACAATTGACTTTATGGTTATTCCACAAGATGATGCAACGCCATTTGGATTAACCGCTAAAGATCAAATTGTCATTAGACAATATATTCACGATCAAAAAACACAGTTGAAAGCTTATATGTATCCTGATGCAGATGGTGTTGCCAATACCTTATTAGCTCGATTAATCAATGTGGATAAAGGAATTAGACCAAGTTTCTATGTGAAATATGCTAGTGAAGCAGGTAAATTGGTCATTCCTTGTTTAGAAGACCGTCATATTATAGAAACAATTAAATATCAAATATTAGCAGTTAATGGTGTTTTAACATCCTGTGTGGAAAACGCTGATGTGGTGTTAATGATAAATGTTGCACCTAAAATGTTTGATGTACGATTCTCTTATTTAAAAGGAATTGAACACGATGTATTTAGAAATTTAATTGAGTATATTGAGTATGCTGATTACGCTGTTAATACATTGAAAAAACCTGTTATTATCGGTGATGTTGCTTATGCGAATGGCTCTGATTTAGAGTTAGTTGACCTTATTTACCAAAAAGGTTTAACTTATAAATTAGCAGGTTATGCTGCTTGGAATAGTTCATCAAACTCATTAGCAACAGCTATTGCTCAAGGAATTATCTATAATATATATGGAAAAACAAAATCACATTTAGAATTCTTAGCGATGAGATTTATTGAAGATGCTGGGTATCAATCTATAGTTAGACAAATTGTTGTGGATCAATTACCTAGTATGGGTATGGACTTTTTTAACATTGATGGACCACGTGGAAAAGTTGCAACTATGGTTAAAGAGGGATTACAAAAATATATCAATGAGGAGCTACCAAAAGAGTATCCTGTAAAGATTGTAGAATGTTATCAACCTTGGTCAAGAATGTATGAGGTAGGCTTAAAGGTAAAAATCAAAGATTAG